A window of Halobellus sp. LT62 contains these coding sequences:
- a CDS encoding PAS domain S-box protein yields the protein MKNASSTDHGEGWIRQSNFTSPVRILYIDGDGDGEPSATRLEHQQPFQIVTKSGTENILTLIDEEQIDCIVSRHHLPNSNGLEVLKTVREEYPELPFILSTDSGDEGVVSEAISADVSEYLEHSESRQWEKLAAIVADLVEDYRKSLEYRELFNAVNAAVLVYDATSFDVVGVNSSASNLWGYSQEELKTQSIDDLSSDDSNFTKERAHELFERTLEEGERSVNWKCEGADGNSFWAELTMKPVTLGGQHRLLLVAHDISELKARESALQTERDRFAILWQHIDVPLAETVFEEDYPLIQGVNPAFERTFGVDGDAVIGESLDDLIVPAECESDADEFNECVREGEQFETEVQRDAVDGTRDFLLTVVPFGDPSGADQRGGFAIYIDLTEQKRRERQLKAFTKTTPDITFIVDEEGYTKECFVGPDHEEHLYLPAETLRDQQMQELLPEDLGRQIFSTIKKTLETGDVQTLEYELNVPAGDRWFEARIAPLQTRIDGKRAVVLTARDVTERQRREEELQRKNDRLEEFASVVSHDLQNPLSVATGFLELAREDGDPEQFDRIEVALDRMERIIDDLLYLARENQQIGELESVDLQYIASSAWETVLDTNSAGELVLHNDLGEISADDDRLSQLFENIFRNAIEHGGSDVRIWVEAIEDGFAIADNGPGISKSDRDRVFERGFTSQDDGTGFGLYIVREIVDGHGWDITISESTAGGARFEISDADIQR from the coding sequence ATGAAAAACGCTAGCAGTACGGACCACGGAGAGGGCTGGATACGGCAATCGAATTTCACGTCGCCTGTTCGGATCCTTTATATTGACGGGGACGGTGACGGAGAGCCCTCAGCGACGCGTCTGGAACATCAACAACCGTTCCAGATAGTCACGAAAAGCGGTACTGAGAACATTCTCACGCTGATTGATGAAGAACAGATCGACTGTATTGTTAGTAGACACCACTTGCCGAACTCGAATGGACTCGAGGTGCTCAAAACAGTCCGGGAGGAGTATCCCGAATTGCCATTCATTCTTTCGACCGATAGTGGAGACGAGGGGGTCGTTTCCGAAGCTATCTCGGCTGACGTATCCGAGTATCTAGAGCATTCAGAATCGAGGCAATGGGAGAAATTGGCGGCTATCGTTGCAGACCTTGTCGAAGACTATCGCAAAAGCCTCGAATACCGAGAGCTATTCAACGCCGTCAATGCGGCTGTCTTGGTTTATGATGCGACCAGTTTCGACGTTGTTGGTGTCAACTCCTCAGCTTCCAACCTCTGGGGCTACTCACAGGAGGAATTGAAAACTCAGTCGATCGATGATTTGAGTTCTGACGACTCAAACTTCACCAAAGAACGAGCCCACGAACTGTTCGAACGAACACTTGAGGAGGGAGAACGATCGGTCAACTGGAAGTGTGAGGGGGCTGATGGTAATTCGTTCTGGGCGGAATTGACAATGAAGCCGGTTACATTGGGCGGGCAACATCGGCTCCTGCTCGTTGCACATGACATCTCTGAACTCAAAGCGCGTGAGTCGGCGCTCCAAACCGAACGTGACCGATTTGCCATCCTGTGGCAACATATCGATGTTCCTCTCGCAGAGACGGTTTTTGAGGAGGACTATCCTTTGATTCAGGGAGTGAACCCTGCATTCGAGCGGACGTTCGGTGTCGATGGGGATGCCGTTATTGGAGAATCGCTCGACGATCTCATCGTACCAGCAGAATGCGAATCAGATGCCGATGAGTTCAACGAATGCGTTCGGGAGGGAGAGCAGTTCGAAACCGAGGTCCAACGCGATGCAGTGGACGGGACGCGTGACTTTTTGCTCACTGTCGTTCCATTTGGTGATCCCTCAGGGGCCGATCAACGGGGAGGCTTCGCCATCTATATCGATCTCACCGAGCAGAAACGACGTGAACGCCAGTTGAAAGCCTTCACAAAGACTACACCGGATATCACGTTCATCGTTGACGAAGAAGGCTACACGAAGGAGTGCTTCGTTGGTCCTGACCACGAGGAGCATCTCTATCTTCCCGCTGAGACGCTTCGCGATCAGCAGATGCAGGAGTTGCTTCCAGAAGACCTTGGCAGGCAGATTTTTTCAACAATCAAGAAGACACTGGAAACAGGTGACGTACAAACACTCGAATACGAACTCAACGTGCCGGCTGGTGATCGATGGTTTGAGGCACGGATAGCGCCCTTACAAACCCGGATCGACGGCAAGAGAGCGGTCGTTTTGACCGCTCGAGACGTAACGGAACGACAGCGGCGCGAGGAAGAGCTCCAACGCAAAAACGATCGCCTCGAAGAATTCGCCTCCGTAGTAAGTCATGATCTTCAGAATCCGCTCTCGGTTGCTACTGGATTCCTCGAACTCGCCCGTGAAGATGGTGACCCCGAACAATTCGATCGAATCGAGGTGGCCCTTGATCGGATGGAGCGAATCATCGATGACTTGCTCTATCTAGCACGCGAGAATCAACAAATCGGCGAACTGGAATCTGTCGACCTACAGTATATAGCTAGCTCGGCATGGGAGACTGTTCTCGATACTAATTCTGCTGGAGAGCTCGTACTTCATAACGATTTAGGCGAAATATCGGCTGACGATGATCGTCTTAGCCAACTCTTTGAAAACATTTTCCGGAATGCAATTGAACACGGGGGATCCGATGTCCGAATCTGGGTCGAAGCTATCGAGGACGGATTTGCGATCGCCGATAATGGCCCTGGAATATCCAAGTCTGATCGTGACCGAGTATTTGAACGTGGGTTTACCTCACAAGATGATGGAACCGGGTTTGGACTCTATATTGTCCGCGAAATCGTTGACGGACATGGTTGGGATATCACGATATCCGAGAGTACTGCCGGTGGCGCCCGGTTCGAAATCTCTGATGCGGATATTCAGCGCTGA
- a CDS encoding response regulator, whose protein sequence is MAGEAPQVVVVDDQEDVGDLHTAWLQDTYDVQTAYDGAEALEILTEDVAVVLLDRQMPDLSGDDVLDEIRSEGLDCRVAMVTGLEPEFDIIQMGFDAYLMKPSSEEELRATVERLLTIGSVDASLRTYFSLASKLAVLEAAKSKCELESSREYATLTTEFEDCRNQSERLLAQLDAADYRVLFRDLDLSAHNIDAHAPDENGQPGGSDWNSPTG, encoded by the coding sequence ATGGCTGGTGAAGCGCCACAAGTTGTCGTCGTGGATGACCAGGAAGACGTCGGTGACCTCCATACGGCTTGGTTACAGGACACCTACGATGTGCAAACGGCCTATGATGGGGCGGAAGCGCTCGAGATACTAACTGAAGACGTAGCTGTGGTTTTACTTGACCGGCAGATGCCTGATCTATCGGGCGATGATGTCCTAGATGAAATACGGTCAGAAGGGCTTGACTGTCGCGTTGCGATGGTTACCGGTCTTGAGCCGGAGTTCGATATCATCCAGATGGGCTTTGATGCGTATCTTATGAAACCCAGTTCCGAAGAAGAATTACGAGCAACAGTCGAGCGACTGCTTACCATCGGCTCCGTTGACGCGAGCTTACGGACATATTTCTCGTTGGCATCGAAGCTAGCTGTCTTGGAGGCAGCAAAATCGAAGTGTGAGCTTGAGTCGAGTCGCGAGTATGCGACGCTAACGACTGAGTTTGAGGACTGCCGGAACCAGTCAGAGCGGCTGCTCGCACAACTCGATGCCGCGGACTATCGAGTATTGTTCCGCGATCTCGATCTCTCAGCACATAATATCGATGCACACGCGCCAGACGAGAACGGGCAACCAGGCGGATCGGATTGGAATTCACCTACGGGATAA
- a CDS encoding PAS domain-containing protein — MSDTPQLETLASAIDVEAHVDADTITVLHVDDEPDFAEMATTFLERTSDKIETIVETSADDALARLRDGDAVDCVVSDYEMPNKNGIEFLREVRADYPHLPFILFTGKGSEEVASDAVSAGVTDYMQKVSGTDQYEILANRIANVVEGYRFQIASAERGRRLDTLINNLPGVVYRCRTERGWPMKSVEGECESLTGYTSAEIECGEVSFGADIIHPADRDLVWQTVQDALGESDPFELTYRIVTKDDTEKWVWERGRGLNPVNGEPQALEGFITDISERKEGTESELERDPDHLQTLFDNTTDCVAYCEFECDSPVIVDVNSAFETTFGFEAGDVIGEPFEETILPSESRKKGRRIAQRVKEGERVETELQCQTANGIRTFSHRAVPIRSDGGVTETYAIFTDITEQKQDKQQIQRLEHFAERLSHDLRNPLSVAQGNLELLNETGEAKYYETANRALARMENLISDILTLAQTGEQISLSEYDSVELATVADKSWALLQTGSATLSIEETTTIDADASRLQQIFENLFRNANEHGPDDVTVRVGLLPDVQGFYVADDGPGIPPEQRDKVFEAEYSTKHDGTGFGLATIAQIVDAHDWEIRITESEDDGTRFELYNIEGLSNDE, encoded by the coding sequence ATGTCTGACACACCACAATTAGAAACGCTAGCATCTGCAATCGACGTAGAGGCGCACGTCGACGCCGACACGATCACCGTCCTTCACGTCGACGACGAACCAGACTTCGCGGAGATGGCTACAACGTTCCTCGAGCGCACGAGCGACAAAATCGAGACGATCGTCGAAACGAGTGCTGACGATGCACTGGCCCGTTTGCGTGATGGAGATGCTGTCGACTGCGTTGTGAGTGACTACGAGATGCCCAATAAGAATGGAATTGAGTTCCTTCGGGAGGTGCGCGCGGATTACCCGCATCTGCCGTTCATTCTCTTTACTGGCAAGGGTAGCGAAGAGGTCGCTAGCGATGCCGTGTCGGCCGGTGTGACCGATTATATGCAAAAAGTGAGTGGAACAGATCAGTATGAAATACTAGCCAACCGGATCGCAAACGTTGTCGAAGGATATCGGTTCCAGATAGCTTCCGCTGAACGTGGACGCCGTCTCGACACATTGATCAACAACCTTCCGGGCGTCGTCTATCGCTGTCGAACGGAGAGAGGATGGCCGATGAAAAGCGTCGAGGGAGAGTGTGAGTCTCTCACCGGATATACATCTGCAGAAATCGAATGTGGTGAAGTTTCGTTTGGAGCTGATATTATTCATCCAGCGGATCGTGACTTGGTCTGGCAAACTGTTCAAGACGCGCTCGGTGAGTCTGACCCGTTCGAACTTACGTATCGCATCGTCACCAAGGATGATACCGAGAAGTGGGTCTGGGAACGTGGTCGGGGCCTGAACCCGGTCAACGGAGAGCCCCAAGCACTTGAGGGGTTTATCACTGACATCTCCGAACGCAAGGAGGGTACGGAGAGTGAATTGGAGCGCGATCCCGATCACCTTCAGACACTCTTCGACAATACGACTGATTGCGTTGCCTACTGCGAGTTCGAGTGCGATAGCCCTGTTATCGTCGATGTGAACTCAGCATTCGAGACGACATTCGGATTCGAAGCAGGCGATGTGATCGGTGAACCATTTGAGGAGACCATCCTCCCCTCAGAGAGTCGTAAAAAGGGTCGGCGCATTGCCCAACGAGTGAAGGAAGGAGAACGAGTGGAAACGGAACTCCAGTGCCAAACAGCGAACGGTATTCGCACGTTCAGCCATCGAGCAGTGCCGATACGTTCTGATGGCGGTGTCACCGAAACATACGCAATCTTCACCGATATTACGGAACAAAAACAGGACAAACAACAGATCCAGCGACTCGAACACTTCGCTGAGCGACTTTCACACGACCTTCGTAATCCCTTGAGCGTCGCACAGGGGAATCTCGAATTACTCAATGAAACCGGTGAGGCAAAATACTACGAGACAGCCAACCGAGCACTCGCTCGAATGGAAAACCTGATCTCTGACATCCTCACTCTCGCGCAAACCGGTGAACAGATCAGTCTGAGCGAATACGATTCTGTCGAGCTGGCAACTGTCGCGGATAAATCGTGGGCGTTACTCCAGACTGGTAGTGCCACACTCTCGATAGAGGAAACGACGACGATCGATGCAGACGCCAGTCGTCTTCAACAAATTTTCGAGAACCTGTTCCGGAATGCGAACGAACACGGTCCTGATGATGTCACCGTACGCGTTGGACTCCTGCCCGATGTACAGGGGTTCTATGTCGCGGACGATGGTCCTGGCATCCCTCCAGAACAGCGTGATAAGGTATTCGAAGCTGAATATTCGACAAAACACGATGGAACGGGCTTCGGATTGGCGACGATCGCACAAATTGTCGACGCACACGACTGGGAGATTCGAATCACTGAGAGCGAAGACGACGGCACTCGTTTCGAACTATACAACATCGAAGGCTTGAGCAACGACGAATGA
- a CDS encoding helix-turn-helix domain-containing protein, whose protein sequence is MSLVAAFALPSESFVLGDPLETDEIESIEFACNIPTRIGVMPYFWVWGSSFDGFEKAVRTEPSIDTIEKIDSLEGSRLYRTEWKTTVQGLLDAVRTNNGILKSAVGEDRWEFEIVFEEHDDLSAFGDYCSEIGFDVDLEYVHSLTEPMDEAYGLTPAQRETLVAADRGGYFDEPRDLTMEELATKLDLSAAAVSGRLRRGISNLVQRTLISDE, encoded by the coding sequence ATGAGTTTAGTGGCAGCGTTCGCACTCCCTTCAGAGTCGTTCGTTCTTGGGGACCCATTAGAAACCGACGAAATCGAGAGTATCGAATTTGCCTGCAATATTCCGACACGGATCGGTGTAATGCCGTACTTTTGGGTATGGGGCTCATCATTTGACGGATTCGAAAAAGCCGTCCGGACAGAACCATCGATTGATACGATCGAAAAGATAGACTCACTCGAAGGCAGCCGGCTCTACCGAACTGAGTGGAAAACGACTGTCCAAGGCCTTCTGGACGCTGTTCGAACAAATAATGGCATTCTCAAATCGGCAGTCGGTGAAGACCGATGGGAGTTTGAGATCGTGTTTGAGGAGCACGATGATCTCTCAGCGTTTGGGGACTACTGTTCGGAGATTGGATTTGATGTTGACCTCGAATACGTACACTCCTTGACTGAGCCAATGGACGAAGCGTATGGATTGACTCCTGCCCAGCGAGAGACGCTCGTTGCAGCAGATCGAGGGGGCTATTTTGACGAACCACGCGATCTAACTATGGAGGAATTAGCGACCAAGTTGGATCTCTCGGCTGCGGCGGTCAGTGGCCGCCTTAGAAGGGGAATCTCGAACTTGGTCCAACGGACACTGATCTCCGATGAGTGA
- a CDS encoding HalOD1 output domain-containing protein gives MHLLDNSPPNITQNRCVAEEEPSTAVGLAVAEVTDTDALELPPLYEVLDPDALNQLFADEPRSNRSGEAQITFPFEDCWIAVWLDDGITVVPQEELNVSPAPSQREVYQAKHEWTAVSSFSITLLQALKEFSQQRDLTYPVPLTKIIDLDSLDRLFAPIDEQSRRDAGWLSFSVDGFRITVEASGQIKFDHASRPSSERGNNGW, from the coding sequence ATGCACTTGTTGGATAATTCCCCTCCCAATATCACCCAGAACCGGTGTGTAGCGGAGGAGGAACCAAGTACGGCCGTGGGCTTGGCAGTTGCAGAAGTGACCGACACCGACGCATTAGAGCTGCCTCCCCTGTACGAGGTTCTTGATCCCGATGCCTTGAATCAATTATTTGCTGACGAGCCGAGAAGCAACCGAAGCGGTGAGGCACAGATAACTTTCCCATTCGAGGATTGTTGGATTGCCGTATGGCTGGATGACGGGATAACTGTCGTTCCTCAGGAAGAGCTGAATGTCTCTCCGGCTCCCTCACAACGTGAGGTGTATCAAGCGAAACACGAGTGGACGGCGGTCTCCTCGTTCAGCATCACGTTACTGCAAGCGCTTAAGGAATTCTCTCAACAACGTGATTTGACGTATCCGGTGCCCCTCACCAAGATAATCGATCTCGATTCGCTCGATCGGCTATTTGCGCCTATTGATGAGCAATCCCGGCGGGATGCTGGGTGGTTATCGTTTTCAGTGGATGGATTCAGGATTACTGTCGAGGCTTCGGGTCAAATCAAGTTCGATCACGCTTCTCGTCCCTCATCAGAGAGAGGAAATAATGGCTGGTGA
- a CDS encoding MEDS domain-containing protein, producing the protein MSTHHPPSHEHSVLIHEAEAEVVDGVISFFREGLESDKQCIYVGGEERHQSITEGLVEGGIDVITRIGSGDLLFRLPDHIYLENSEFDSVRTVDLLEELIDTALSEGYNGVCIAGETSWITDSDVDLDEWREYERRMNRVFRERPAMGLCLYNRSRFSADLLSDTLCSHPKVAEGSDAIENIYYRSPPELSAVAASADDLDQKLWALSQHQETQRSLSEREQYLESLNRTIQQANHPGKDEPLKLPFDTIRNSLDASIASIWVYDEETGSLELVEKKQFDQTVDIEEIEPVLHDQIWGAFTDRSKQTFDETIAESTESDTNRLNGALLPLGNHGVFLVANNEEWNLSEPDWHLLETVAGIAEATLDRQEYESAIERKNSELERQNERLRRVERINEVFQRLSDVLISASTRREILTAACDDLTTIEDVAFAWVGGFDTATEQLENIHIAGDPDGYFDAIASEWEATETEPSWAAAMTRDSQSVQNVRSPTPMQDWRKEALQRGVRSVISLPLLYDEELHGVLTVYLRDARVLDEEVRGVFERLSGLVARTINGIERKRALVGDRVTEVKLRLHSDEHAAIQLVSELDCQFVLEGVVPADDESFHVFAGIDTPPEQLLDFVETAPVVETATVVTERESDYLYECAVTGDCFLEFLLEHNVVPKTLVANNESAHTVLDLPGEKSVSEFMHAFRRRYPEVELVSKNQRERTVRTPAGFRADIQQSLTQRQLETLKTAYFGGYFEWPRDTSTEELAEMLGVTHPTISRHLREAHRRVLTEIFGDK; encoded by the coding sequence ATGTCTACGCACCATCCTCCCTCTCACGAACATTCTGTCCTCATTCACGAGGCCGAAGCCGAAGTCGTAGACGGCGTTATCTCCTTCTTCCGAGAGGGCCTTGAGTCGGACAAACAATGTATCTATGTCGGTGGTGAAGAGAGGCACCAATCGATAACTGAAGGTCTGGTTGAGGGCGGTATCGACGTCATCACCCGTATTGGTTCCGGCGATTTGTTGTTCCGTTTACCCGATCACATCTATCTCGAAAATAGCGAGTTCGACTCGGTAAGAACGGTCGATTTACTCGAGGAGCTGATTGATACTGCTCTCTCGGAGGGGTATAACGGCGTCTGTATCGCTGGTGAAACCAGCTGGATTACTGACTCTGATGTCGACCTTGACGAGTGGCGGGAGTACGAGCGACGAATGAATAGGGTCTTTCGAGAACGTCCTGCGATGGGCCTCTGTCTCTATAACCGATCCCGATTTTCGGCGGATCTGCTTTCTGATACGCTCTGCTCCCATCCGAAAGTCGCGGAGGGATCAGACGCCATTGAGAACATCTACTATCGATCTCCTCCAGAACTTTCGGCAGTAGCGGCCAGCGCGGACGACCTCGATCAGAAACTGTGGGCGCTCTCGCAGCATCAAGAGACCCAGCGATCACTTTCCGAACGGGAACAGTATCTCGAATCGCTCAACCGAACGATTCAACAAGCCAATCACCCCGGGAAAGACGAACCCCTCAAACTTCCATTCGATACGATCAGGAATTCGCTGGACGCTTCCATCGCTTCGATTTGGGTCTATGACGAAGAAACGGGGAGTCTCGAACTTGTAGAAAAGAAGCAGTTCGACCAGACAGTCGACATTGAGGAAATAGAGCCAGTTCTTCACGATCAGATCTGGGGTGCCTTCACAGACCGGAGTAAGCAGACGTTCGACGAGACGATAGCTGAATCTACTGAGAGCGACACGAACCGATTGAACGGGGCTCTTCTCCCACTGGGAAATCACGGTGTCTTCCTCGTTGCCAACAACGAGGAATGGAACCTTTCAGAACCGGACTGGCATCTTCTAGAAACTGTAGCCGGGATCGCTGAGGCTACCCTTGACCGACAGGAGTACGAGTCCGCGATCGAGCGAAAAAATTCCGAGTTGGAGCGTCAGAACGAACGTCTCCGTCGGGTAGAACGGATCAACGAAGTCTTCCAGCGATTGAGCGATGTTCTCATTAGCGCTTCGACGAGACGCGAGATACTGACCGCTGCTTGCGACGATCTCACAACGATTGAGGACGTAGCATTTGCATGGGTCGGTGGTTTCGACACAGCGACTGAACAGCTAGAGAATATCCATATCGCTGGAGACCCGGACGGATATTTCGACGCAATCGCTTCCGAGTGGGAGGCGACCGAGACTGAGCCGTCGTGGGCGGCTGCGATGACTCGCGACTCCCAGTCAGTCCAGAACGTGCGGTCACCCACTCCGATGCAGGATTGGAGGAAAGAAGCGCTACAACGAGGTGTCCGTTCAGTCATCAGTCTCCCACTTCTATACGATGAGGAATTGCATGGAGTTCTCACTGTCTACTTACGAGACGCTCGTGTCTTGGATGAAGAGGTACGAGGCGTCTTTGAACGCCTATCTGGATTAGTCGCTCGGACAATCAACGGAATTGAGCGGAAACGGGCACTCGTGGGAGACCGAGTGACTGAAGTCAAGCTTCGCCTCCATAGTGATGAGCACGCGGCGATTCAGCTTGTATCAGAGCTGGACTGTCAGTTTGTGTTGGAGGGCGTCGTCCCCGCAGATGATGAGTCGTTTCATGTCTTCGCGGGAATTGATACACCGCCCGAACAACTCCTCGACTTTGTTGAGACGGCACCTGTCGTAGAAACGGCGACGGTCGTGACAGAACGCGAAAGCGACTACTTGTATGAGTGTGCGGTCACCGGCGATTGCTTTCTCGAGTTCCTCTTAGAGCATAACGTCGTCCCTAAGACCTTAGTGGCAAATAACGAATCCGCACACACCGTTCTTGATCTGCCCGGTGAAAAAAGCGTGAGCGAATTTATGCATGCTTTCAGACGTAGATATCCGGAAGTCGAACTCGTTTCGAAAAACCAACGAGAGAGAACAGTTCGGACTCCTGCCGGATTTCGAGCGGATATCCAACAGTCTCTGACACAGCGACAACTGGAGACACTCAAAACGGCGTATTTCGGCGGCTATTTCGAGTGGCCCCGAGATACATCGACCGAAGAGCTTGCAGAGATGCTTGGAGTAACCCATCCGACTATCAGTCGGCACCTGCGCGAAGCTCATCGGCGCGTATTGACCGAGATCTTCGGGGATAAGTGA